In Gossypium arboreum isolate Shixiya-1 chromosome 5, ASM2569848v2, whole genome shotgun sequence, a single genomic region encodes these proteins:
- the LOC108483929 gene encoding zinc protease PQQL-like, with translation MDLLPIDNSQIAKKHGFRSLKLVNVDLDQEFQHQPFGVDYGRLDNGLTYYVRSNPKPRLRAALALAVKVGSVLEEEGERGVAHIVEHLAFSATKKYTNHDIVKFLESIGAEFGACQNAVTSADDTVYELFVPIDRPELLSQAISVLAEFSSEIRVSKDDLEKERGAVMEEYRGNRNASGRMQDAHWALMMEGSKYAERLPIGLEKVIRTVSSETVKQFYKKWYHLHNMAVIAVGDFPDTESVVELIRTHFEGKNSGPDPPIIPSFPVPSHEDPRFSCFVESEAAGSAVMISYKMPADELNTVKDYRDMLVESMFLHALNQRFFKISRRKDPPYFSCSAASDALVSPLKAYIMSSTCKEKGTLQALESMLIEVARVRLHGFSEREVSVVRALLMSEIESAYLERDQMQSTSLRDEYIQHFIHNEPVIGIEYEAQLQKSILPYISASEVSKYAEKLQTSCSCVLKTIEPQASATVDDLKKVVLKINNLEKEGSIAPWDDEYIPEEIVNIKPDPGYIVEQIEYSNIGATELTLSNGMRVCYKCTDFFDDQVLFTGFSYGGLSELPESEYFSCSMGSTIAGEIGVFGHKPSVLMEMLAGKRVEVGTKLGAYMRTFSGDCSPSDLETALQLVYQLFTTNVIPGEEEVKIVMQMAEEAVRAQERDPYTAFANRVKEINYGNSYFFRPIRLSDLRKVDPVKACEYFNRCFKDPSTFTVVITGNIDPTIALPLILQYLGGIPKSPEAIFHYNRDDLKGLPFKFPKTIIRDVVRSPMVEAQCSVQLCFPVVLKNGTMVEEIHCVGFLSKLIETKIVQVLRFKHGQIYSACVSVFLGGNKPSRTGDVRGDVSINFSCDPEISSKLVDLALDEVVHLQEEGPTDQDVSTVLEIEQRAHENGLQENYYWLERILRSYQSRIYSGDVGTSFKIQDEGRSRVRETLTPSTAQSALRRILPYPCKKQYTVVILMPQASRFKLLRSLFKQNAPSRDAKILAAIAGGTVLAACLWRYSRKS, from the exons ATGGATTTGCTTCCAATCGACAACTCGCAGATCGCGAAGAAGCACGGCTTCAGGTCCTTGAAGCTGGTAAACGTGGACTTAGATCAAGAGTTCCAACACCAACCCTTCGGAGTGGACTACGGCAGACTCGACAATGGACTTACTTACTATGTTCGTTCTAATCCTAAGCCTCGACTGAGAGCCGCTCTCGCTCTCGCTGTTAAAGTTGG CTCAGTTTTGGAAGAGGAAGGTGAGCGTGGAGTTGCTCACATAGTTGAGCACCTTGCTTTTAGCGCCACTAAGAAGTACACAAATCATGATATTGTCAAGTTTCTTGAAAGTATTGGAGCTGAATTTGGTGCTTGTCAAAATGCGGTCACATCTGCCGATGATACTGTATACGAGTTGTTTGTTCCTATTGATAGGCCTGAGCTGTTGTCTCAGGCCATCTCGGTATTGGCAGAATTCAGTTCGGAG ATTCGAGTCTCGAAAGATGATCTGGAAAAAGAAAGAGGGGCTGTTATGGAGGAGTATAGAGGAAACAGAAATGCCAGTGGAAGGATGCAGGATGCACATTGGGCTCTGATGATGGAAGGTTCTAAG TATGCTGAGCGCCTACCAATTGGATTGGAAAAAGTAATTCGAACTGTGTCTTCTGAAACAGTGAAGCAGTTTTATAAAAAATGGTACCATCTGCACAATATGGCAGTGATAGCTGTTGGAGATTTTCCTGATACAGAG AGTGTTGTGGAGTTGATAAGGACTCATTTTGAGGGGAAAAACTCTGGGCCTGACCCTCCAATCATACCGTCATTTCCTGTTCCTTCTCATGAGGATCCACGCTTTTCGTGTTTTGTGGAGTCTGAAGCTGCTGGG TCTGCAGTGATGATTAGCTATAAGATGCCAGCTGATGAGCTGAACACAGTAAAAGACTATAGGGACATGCTTGTAGAGTCCATGTTTCTACATGCTCTGAATCAAAGGTTCTTTAAAATCTCTCGTAGAAAGGATCCACCCTACTTCTCATGCTCTGCTGCTTcagatgctcttgttagcccctTAAAGGCTTACATTATGAGCTCCACTTGTAAGGAAAAAGGGACATTGCAGGCCCTAGAATCGATGCTAATTGAG GTTGCAAGGGTGCGACTTCATGGGTTCTCTGAGCGTGAAGTGTCTGTTGTCCGAGCCTTGTTGATGTCAGAGATTGAATCTGCCTATTTGGAGCGTGATCAAATGCAATCAACTAGCTTAAGAGATGAATATATTCAG CACTTTATCCACAATGAACCTGTTATTGGTATTGAGTATGAAGCTCAACTCCAAAAATCTATTCTGCCTT ATATATCTGCATCAGAAGTGTCCAAGTACGCAGAGAAGTTACAAACATCATGCAGCTGTGTCCTAAAGACAATTGAACCTCAAGCTTCTGCTACAGTTGATGACCTTAAAAAAGTTGTGTTGAAGATCAATAATCTTGAGAAGGAAGGTAGCATTGCCCCATGGGATGATGAGTACATTCCAGAAGAAATTGTTAATATAAAACCGGATCCAGG GTACATTGTAGAGCAGATAGAGTACTCAAATATTGGAGCTACTGAATTAACTCTATCAAATGGAATGCGGGTTTGCTACAAGTGTACAGACTTTTTTGATGACCAG GTTCTTTTTACAGGGTTCTCATATGGGGGGTTATCTGAACTTCCTGAAAGTGAGTATTTTTCGTGTTCAATGGGATCAACCATTGCTGGAGAAATTGGTGTATTTGGTCATAAACCATCAGTGCTAATGGAGATGCTTGCTGGCAAGAGAGTAGAAGTTGGTACAAAGCTTGGGGCCTATATGAGGACCTTCTCCGGTGATTGTTCACCTTCAGACTTGGAAACTGCCTTGCAG CTTGTCTATCAACTATTTACAACAAATGTAATTCCCGGGGAAGAAGAAGTCAAAATAGTGATGCAAATGGCAGAAGAAGCAGTTCGTGCTCAAGAGAGGGATCCTTACACTGCATTTGCAAATCGGGTGAAAGAGATCAACTATGGAAACTCTTATTTTTTCCGG CCTATTAGACTAAGTGACCTCAGAAAAGTTGACCCAGTAAAAGCTTGTGAATACTTCAATCGCTGTTTTAAGGACCCATCAACTTTTACAGTTGTCATAACTGGGAATATTGATCCCACAATTGCACTTCCTCTAATATTGCAGTATTTG GGTGGAATACCTAAGTCTCCTGAAGCTATATTCCATTACAACCGTGATGATCTCAAAGGATTACCATTTAAATTTCCTAAAACCATAATTCG TGATGTGGTACGCAGCCCCATGGTAGAAGCTCAATGTTCAGTCCAGCTATGCTTTCCTGTGGTGTTGAAGAATGGAACAATG GTAGAAGAGATTCACTGTGTCGGTTTCCTGAGCAAACTTATTGAAACAAAAATAGTGCAGGTTCTTCGTTTCAAGCATGGGCAG ATCTATTCTGCTTGTGTTTCTGTGTTCCTTGGTGGCAATAAACCTTCTAGAACTGGTGATGTTCGTGGAGATGTGAGTATAAACTTTTCTTGTGATCCAGAAATCTCCTCAAAGTTG GTTGATCTTGCTTTGGATGAAGTGGTACATCTTCAAGAAGAAGGGCCTACAGATCAGGATGTTTCAACTGTGCTTGAAATCGAGCAGAGAGCCCATGAAAATGGACTGCAG GAAAATTATTACTGGCTGGAGAGAATTTTAAGAAGCTACCAATCAAGGATCTACTCCGGTGATGTTGGCACTTCTTTCAAG ATTCAAGATGAAGGACGATCTAGGGTTAGAGAAACTCTGACACCTTCAACAGCGCAGTCAGCATTACGAAGGATTCTGCCTTACCCTTGCAAAAAACAGTACACTGTAGTGATTCTTATGCCACAAGCATCTCGGTTTAAGTTGTTAAGATCACTATTCAAGCAAAATGCTCCTAGTAGAGATGCAAAG ATTTTAGCAGCCATTGCTGGTGGAACAGTCTTGGCAGCCTGCTTGTGGAGATATTCACGGAAGTCATAG
- the LOC108484358 gene encoding 40S ribosomal protein S15a-5, protein MGRRILNDALRSIVNAERRGKATVELKPISNVISSFLNIMKYRGYIKNFEVHDPHRVGRITVDLQGRVNDCRALTYRQDIKAKEIEKYKTLKLPTHQWGYVVISTPDGVLDHEEAIRRNVGGQVLGYFH, encoded by the exons ATGGGAAGGAGGATACTGAACGATGCGTTAAGATCAATAGTGAATGCTGAGAGGAGGGGCAAGGCCACGGTGGAACTGAAACCAATCTCCAACGTCATATCCTCCTTTCTCAATATCATGAAATATCGAG GATACATAAAGAACTTCGAAGTTCACGATCCACATAGAGTGGGCAGGATAACAGTTGACCTGCAAGGAAGGGTAAACGATTGCCGGGCACTCACTTACAGGCAGGACATCAAAGCAAAGGAAATCGAAAAATACAAAACACTTAAACTTCCAACTCATCAG TGGGGTTATGTTGTGATTTCAACTCCGGATGGTGTTTTGGATCATGAAGAAGCCATTCGAAGGAATGTAGGTGGGCAGGTTCTGGGTTATTTTCATTAG